Proteins from a single region of Gossypium arboreum isolate Shixiya-1 chromosome 1, ASM2569848v2, whole genome shotgun sequence:
- the LOC108480495 gene encoding scopoletin 8-hydroxylase-like, translating to MAPSLDDESSLFNFVVRDGNGVKGIVDSGISKVPRPYIQPPAEQINKKNASKCEIPPIDLSKLDGPEHDEVANQIVRAAETLGFFQVVNHGVPIQLLDSLKQTAHNFFGLPAERKAVYRKEVSPSPLVKYGTSFVPEKEKALEWKDYISMGYTNENEALQQWPMECRDVALQYLKTSHEMVKKLLDVLMANLGVELDDSNIDAFIGKKMVNMNFYPTCPNPELTVGVGRHSDMGTLTILLQDGIGGLHVKVPEIIDMEKKEEWVEIPRIPGALVINIGDMLQIWSNGRYKSAEHRVRTTSTKSRVSIPIFTSPRATQKVAPLPQVIEKDGISHYREFLFSDYMNSFFGNAHDGKKSLDFAKIN from the exons CTCGGCCTTACATTCAACCACCTGCCGAGCAAATTAATAAGAAAAATGCAAGTAAATGTGAGATACCACCGATCGATTTGTCGAAGCTCGATGGCCCCGAGCATGACGAAGTGGCCAACCAAATTGTTAGAGCTGCTGAGACTCTTGGATTCTTCCAAGTTGTAAACCATGGAGTTCCCATACAACTACTCGACTCCCTTAAGCAGACCGCACATAACTTCTTCGGATTGCCTGCAGAAAGAAAGGCTGTTTATCGCAAAGAGGTGAGTCCATCCCCATTAGTGAAATATGGGACTAGTTTTGTGCCCGAGAAAGAGAAAGCATTGGAATGGAAAGACTATATTAGCATGGGTTACACCAATGAGAATGAAGCTCTTCAACAGTGGCCTATGGAGTGCAG GGATGTTGCTCTTCAATATTTGAAGACGTCGCATGAGATGGTGAAGAAATTGCTTGATGTTTTGATGGCAAATCTAGGAGTGGAACTAGATGACTCAAATATTGATGCATTCATCGGAAAGAAGATGGTTAACATGAATTTTTATCCAACATGTCCTAATCCTGAACTTACAGTCGGAGTAGGACGTCATTCCGATATGGGTACTCTTACAATCTTATTACAAGATGGAATTGGCGGTTTGCATGTAAAAGTTCCGGAAATTATAGACATGGAAAAGAAAGAGGAGTGGGTAGAGATTCCTCGTATTCCTGGTGCCTTAGTCATCAACATCGGCGATATGTTACAG ATATGGAGTAATGGAAGATATAAAAGTGCGGAGCATAGAGTACGAACCACAAGTACAAAATCTCGAGTGTCTataccaatatttacaagtcCTCGAGCAACACAAAAGGTTGCACCATTACCTCAAGTGATAGAGAAAGATGGGATATCTCATTATAGAGAATTTTTATTTTCAGATTACATGAATAGCTTTTTTGGAAATGCACATGATGGTAAAAAATCTCTTGACTTtgcaaaaattaattaa